The following proteins are encoded in a genomic region of Mycobacterium kiyosense:
- a CDS encoding putative MCE family protein — translation MTESLAGTIVRLVRAAHRRQVWLSVAGLVLTLVVATTYLLVGALRVKPFASSYRVIVHLTESGGLLPNQDVSLRGVRIGRVDSLSITDRGVDAIASIDATVKVPASAVAHVSGLSPAGEQFIDFQAETDAGPYLHDGSFIALDHTTVPVSLAQLLGDADGMLAQVDPHKIELIKKELSMSKEGPAKLTAIVDGGTFLLSTLDSVLPETTSVLRTSRVVLTLAADKNAGLAAATVDLNRTLAGVARMQGGYRRLTERSPQALSMVDSLFTDNSDTMVQLLASLATASPMLYVRVPALNALFPNYRGSMLDALASAFHDHGVWATAELYPRYACDYGTPSHPPSAADYYEPFMYTYCRDDDPGVGIRGAKNAPRPGGDDTAGPPPGANLGQRTDPTPRGRYTIPTPYGGPTLPIEPPH, via the coding sequence ATGACCGAGTCGCTTGCCGGCACCATCGTCCGACTGGTGCGGGCCGCCCACCGCCGGCAGGTCTGGCTGTCGGTGGCGGGACTGGTGCTCACCCTGGTTGTCGCCACCACCTACCTGCTGGTGGGCGCACTTCGGGTCAAGCCGTTCGCGTCGTCGTATCGGGTAATCGTGCATTTGACGGAATCCGGTGGCCTGCTACCGAATCAGGACGTATCGTTGCGCGGCGTGCGCATCGGGCGCGTCGATTCGCTGAGTATCACCGACCGGGGTGTCGACGCTATCGCCAGTATCGACGCCACGGTGAAGGTGCCGGCGTCGGCCGTCGCGCACGTGTCGGGGTTGTCTCCGGCCGGCGAGCAGTTCATCGACTTCCAGGCCGAAACCGATGCCGGCCCCTATCTGCACGACGGCAGCTTCATCGCGCTCGATCACACCACGGTCCCGGTGAGCCTGGCGCAGTTGCTCGGTGACGCCGACGGCATGCTGGCCCAGGTCGATCCGCACAAGATCGAGCTGATCAAGAAAGAACTCAGCATGAGCAAGGAGGGCCCCGCGAAGCTGACCGCCATCGTGGACGGCGGGACTTTTCTGCTGTCCACGCTTGATTCGGTGCTGCCGGAGACCACCAGCGTGCTGCGCACCAGCCGGGTGGTGCTCACCTTGGCCGCCGACAAGAACGCCGGACTGGCCGCCGCCACGGTCGACCTGAACCGCACGCTGGCCGGAGTCGCCAGGATGCAGGGGGGCTACCGACGACTGACCGAGCGCTCACCGCAAGCACTTTCGATGGTCGACAGCCTGTTCACCGACAACTCCGACACGATGGTCCAGCTGCTGGCCAGCCTGGCTACCGCTTCCCCGATGCTGTATGTACGAGTGCCGGCGCTCAACGCGCTCTTCCCCAACTACCGCGGATCGATGCTGGACGCGCTGGCCAGCGCCTTCCACGACCACGGCGTATGGGCGACAGCCGAGCTATATCCGCGCTATGCCTGCGATTACGGGACACCGAGCCACCCGCCTTCGGCTGCCGACTACTACGAGCCGTTCATGTACACCTACTGCCGTGACGACGACCCGGGAGTGGGGATCCGCGGAGCCAAGAACGCGCCGCGTCCGGGCGGCGACGACACCGCCGGCCCGCCGCCGGGTGCAAACCTGGGTCAACGGACCGATCCGACACCACGCGGCCGGTACACAATCCCCACGCCCTATGGCGGCCCGACCCTGCCCATCGAACCGCCGCACTGA
- a CDS encoding mammalian cell entry protein has translation MTDKRGRTAAAIAAVAIASSGCATNGLASLPLPAPGLGSGGYTLTAVFSNALNLPMNAKVKLAGADVGQVESMVARNYTAVTTIRIRDGVLLPRGSTAELRTATPLGDVFVSVRPPSETDANTPMLKNGDTIGLESTAAAATVESVLSSAAILVNGGAVRNFTNIINGFGRATGDQGHAFGQLISKSNQLLHTMDARSGQISQGLTELSRLSQQIDAKNQNLTDLMAAANPGTSAIAANTTEISNLILQFGDTSRMLSRFPSLGGTDTSGRSVIQDLNTLAGAANDVAVSPDTSLLTLNRMLPLIIKATAGNSISVHASIDQLILGAIPDIGFPGDRGMHGPTRFTWNEFVGSLKYMLFRLQERVVGRGPNSVQVPVMPDPNVPGGLIVGSAPGSPPPAPELPGLLTPGPPP, from the coding sequence ATGACGGATAAGCGCGGGAGGACAGCCGCAGCCATCGCCGCAGTCGCGATAGCCAGTTCCGGATGTGCCACCAACGGCCTTGCCAGCCTTCCCCTTCCGGCGCCGGGACTGGGCTCGGGCGGGTACACGCTGACGGCGGTGTTCTCGAATGCGCTCAACCTGCCGATGAACGCCAAGGTCAAGCTCGCCGGCGCCGATGTGGGTCAGGTCGAGTCGATGGTGGCGCGAAACTACACCGCGGTCACCACCATTCGCATCCGTGACGGCGTTCTGCTGCCGCGGGGCAGCACCGCCGAGTTGCGCACCGCCACTCCGCTGGGCGACGTATTCGTCTCGGTCCGGCCGCCGTCCGAGACCGACGCCAACACACCGATGCTGAAAAACGGAGACACCATCGGCCTGGAATCGACAGCCGCGGCCGCAACCGTCGAATCGGTGCTCAGTTCGGCCGCAATCCTGGTGAACGGTGGCGCGGTACGCAACTTCACCAACATCATCAACGGTTTCGGCCGGGCGACCGGCGACCAGGGCCACGCGTTCGGACAACTGATCAGTAAATCCAACCAACTCCTGCACACCATGGACGCCCGCTCGGGACAGATCTCGCAGGGCCTGACCGAACTGTCCCGGCTGAGTCAACAGATCGACGCCAAGAACCAGAATCTGACCGATCTGATGGCGGCGGCCAACCCCGGCACCAGTGCCATCGCCGCCAACACGACCGAAATCTCCAACCTGATCCTGCAATTCGGCGACACCAGCCGGATGCTGTCGAGGTTCCCGTCGCTGGGCGGCACCGACACCAGCGGCCGCAGCGTGATCCAGGACCTCAACACCCTCGCCGGAGCCGCCAACGACGTCGCCGTCAGTCCCGACACCAGCCTGCTGACCCTGAACCGAATGTTGCCTCTGATCATCAAAGCAACTGCGGGGAACTCGATTTCGGTGCACGCGAGCATCGACCAACTGATCCTGGGAGCGATTCCCGACATCGGTTTCCCCGGCGACCGGGGCATGCACGGACCAACCAGGTTCACCTGGAACGAATTCGTCGGCTCCCTGAAGTACATGCTCTTCCGCCTGCAGGAACGGGTGGTCGGGCGGGGGCCCAACTCGGTGCAGGTGCCGGTGATGCCCGACCCGAACGTCCCCGGCGGACTGATCGTCGGATCGGCCCCTGGCTCGCCCCCGCCGGCCCCGGAGCTGCCGGGCCTGCTGACGCCGGGACCACCGCCATGA
- a CDS encoding putative MCE family protein encodes MRRLKTRVSGKIIAVTAVVACVAAAIGLGWWYLSSRSQPMTVTAQFDSATGLYENNVVAVLGMPVGKVVKIAPKGGYVEVQFTVDRKVKVPADVQAVTVSTSILTDRQIELTPAYHGGPTLQNHDTIGLTRTKTPVEFSRVLAVLNKVTKSLQGDGHGGGPVGDVINAGADVVNGNGAKIKEALNELSNALRLSSDGGAQTRQQITTIVRNLSSLFDAAANNDAKLREFASTIHQVSQILADEDFGTGTTGKKLDQLVQRAGDLLDANRDIIKQALLGGNSLAKTLVDERRGLAETLDIAPMLADNVYNVIDRENGAVRAHFLTDRLVFDSQFTKEICNLMGLRQLGCSTGTIQDFGPDFGLTYVLDGLAAMGQR; translated from the coding sequence GTGAGACGCCTCAAGACCCGGGTCAGCGGCAAGATCATCGCGGTGACCGCCGTCGTGGCCTGCGTGGCCGCTGCGATCGGCCTCGGCTGGTGGTATCTGAGCTCGCGTTCCCAACCGATGACGGTGACCGCCCAGTTCGACAGTGCCACCGGCCTGTACGAGAACAATGTGGTTGCGGTACTGGGCATGCCGGTCGGCAAGGTCGTCAAGATCGCCCCGAAGGGCGGCTACGTGGAGGTCCAATTCACCGTCGACCGCAAGGTGAAGGTGCCGGCCGATGTCCAAGCGGTCACCGTGTCCACCTCCATCCTCACCGATCGTCAGATCGAACTCACTCCGGCCTACCACGGCGGGCCGACCCTGCAGAACCACGACACCATCGGCCTGACCCGCACCAAGACCCCGGTCGAATTCAGTCGCGTCCTCGCGGTGCTCAACAAGGTGACCAAATCGCTGCAGGGCGACGGCCACGGCGGTGGGCCCGTCGGCGACGTGATCAACGCCGGAGCCGACGTGGTAAACGGCAACGGAGCCAAGATCAAAGAGGCCCTCAACGAGTTGTCCAACGCCTTGCGGCTCAGCAGCGACGGCGGCGCCCAGACCCGCCAGCAGATCACCACGATCGTCAGAAACCTGAGCTCGTTGTTCGATGCCGCCGCCAACAACGACGCCAAGCTGCGCGAGTTCGCCTCGACCATCCACCAGGTCAGCCAGATACTGGCCGACGAGGACTTCGGCACCGGCACCACCGGAAAGAAACTGGACCAGCTGGTGCAGCGCGCCGGCGACCTGCTCGACGCCAACCGCGACATCATCAAACAAGCTCTGCTGGGCGGCAACTCGCTGGCCAAGACACTGGTCGACGAACGTCGCGGCCTGGCCGAGACGCTGGACATCGCTCCAATGCTGGCCGACAACGTCTACAACGTAATCGACCGGGAGAACGGCGCCGTGCGGGCGCACTTCCTCACCGACCGACTGGTTTTCGACAGCCAGTTCACCAAGGAGATCTGCAACCTGATGGGGCTGCGGCAACTCGGCTGCAGCACCGGGACCATCCAGGACTTCGGACCCGACTTCGGGTTGACCTACGTGCTGGACGGCCTGGCCGCAATGGGTCAGAGATGA
- a CDS encoding putative Mce family protein yields MSDLTRWQRIRKRPLESYSKTWLGSIAVAVVAVLIGTMLAIHAFGAGYRHYTAEFLQAASLRPGNPITVAGIPVGEVTSMELVGDHVEAGLKIKNDVALGKDSKASIRVTTILGSRYLALYPDGNGSLANNTFDLSHTDVPYDLQAALQDATTTFEQVDSDRFAQSLTVLGKQMQGLPEVVPQAIANIDSLSSIIAQRRDQLGQLLKSTEQVSNTLRRQQAGIGNLVNQSQDLLGHFAARRAVFHSLMRSITTLVETMNDIVVNDRAGVDGLLKDVHEFTDLMARHDDLLRSLLQVTPVFARQAANLTGDADAVSFNAPNALLVDSWMCALSGRAKQFGMIPYFKDCK; encoded by the coding sequence ATGAGTGACCTGACCAGGTGGCAGCGGATCCGCAAGCGGCCGCTGGAGAGCTACAGCAAGACGTGGCTAGGATCGATCGCCGTCGCGGTGGTCGCGGTGCTGATCGGCACCATGCTGGCGATCCACGCATTCGGCGCCGGCTATCGGCACTACACGGCCGAATTCCTGCAGGCCGCATCACTGCGGCCGGGCAATCCCATCACGGTGGCCGGCATCCCGGTGGGCGAGGTCACCAGTATGGAGCTGGTCGGCGACCACGTCGAGGCCGGCCTGAAGATCAAGAATGACGTTGCACTGGGCAAGGATTCGAAAGCCTCCATCAGGGTGACAACCATTCTGGGATCCCGCTATCTTGCCTTGTACCCCGACGGCAACGGATCGCTGGCCAACAACACGTTCGACCTGTCGCATACCGACGTTCCCTACGACCTGCAAGCCGCATTGCAGGACGCCACAACCACTTTCGAGCAGGTCGACTCCGACCGGTTCGCGCAGTCGCTGACCGTGCTCGGCAAGCAGATGCAGGGACTGCCCGAGGTGGTGCCGCAGGCCATAGCCAACATCGACTCGTTGTCGTCGATCATCGCGCAGCGCCGCGACCAACTCGGTCAGTTACTCAAGAGCACCGAGCAGGTGAGCAACACCCTGCGGCGTCAGCAGGCCGGCATCGGCAACCTGGTCAACCAATCCCAAGATCTGTTGGGCCACTTCGCCGCTCGGCGCGCCGTCTTCCATTCCCTGATGCGGTCGATCACCACTCTGGTCGAGACGATGAACGACATCGTGGTCAACGACCGGGCCGGGGTGGACGGGCTGCTCAAAGACGTGCACGAGTTCACCGATCTGATGGCAAGACACGACGATCTGCTGCGCAGCCTGCTACAGGTCACCCCGGTCTTCGCGCGTCAAGCGGCCAACCTCACCGGCGACGCCGACGCGGTCAGCTTCAACGCGCCCAATGCCCTGCTCGTCGATTCGTGGATGTGCGCGCTGAGCGGCCGCGCCAAACAGTTCGGCATGATCCCCTACTTCAAGGACTGCAAGTGA